In Actinomycetes bacterium, the DNA window CCTGTGGGTGGACAGGAGGATGCTGACCGGGGAGGTCGCCGCCGTGCGAGGCCCAGACGAGGCGTACACGCGTCTGTTCGGTGCTGAGTTCGCGTACGTCCGCCGGACCATCCACGTCATCGTCGGCGACGCGGCCGCCGCCGAGGACATCACGCAGGATGCGTTCGTGCAGCTGCTTCTGCACTGGCGCAAGGTCTCGCACTACGAGCGCCCGGACGCCTGGGTGCGCAGGGTCGCGATCCGGATGGCCGTGCGCCACCTGAAGAGAGAGGGCCGTCGGCAGCTCGTCGAGGCGAGCGCCGACCCGCCGGCGGGCTTCCCGCACGTGGACCCCGACCTGGACGCGGCGATCCGCGAGCTCCCACCGAAGCAGCGCGCGGTCCTGGTGCTGTTCTACTTCGAGGACCGGCCGATGAAGGAGATCGCACAGCTCATGGGCATGTCGGAGTCGACCGGCTTCGTGCACTTGCACCGCGCCCGAGCCAAGCTTGCGTCCCTCCTCGGAGAGGAGGTCGAGGCATGACGATCGACCGTCGGCTGCGTGATGCCTACCAGCGCTCCGCGCTCGGTGTTCCTGCCCACGTCGACCCGACCGCGTTGTCGCGGGTCGTGGAGGAGGCCGCGCGTGTCCGGCGCGCCCGCCGTGCTGCCATGGCCGCGGTAGCCGCCACCTTGGCTGTGGTCGCCCTGCTCCTGTTGACTCTCCCCTCGCACGGTCATGAGGGCGCGCCACCGGTGACGCATCCCACCGTGACATCGTCGTCGTCGGCGTCTCGCACGCCGCTGACCCAGCAGTTCACCTCACCGTTGTTCGGCTACAGCATCGCCTACCCGTCGGGTTGGACGGTCACGTCGGGCATGAAGGCATGGACCGACCCGGAAGGTGACCCGCCGTCGGTGGACGTCTTCCAGTCCCCGGGCAAGGCGAGGTTCCTCGTCGTGTCCCAGCCCCTGCCCCGTGGCTGGTCCGCGCTGCGCTGGGAGCGGCAAGTGGACGAGCCGGGGACGTTGGCTCGCTGCTTCCCCGCGCCCGGCAGGTGGAAGACCGTGACCGTCGACGGGCACCAGGGTGGGATCCTTGGCGGTGACTACGGCTGCTTCTTCACCAAGGCGGTCGTGGTCGCGAATGGCCGGGGCTACCTGTTCACCGGTCAGGCCGGTCCCACGATGGACTTCTCCGGGTCGACCATCTTCGACCGGACGCTCTTCGACGAGATGGTGGACTCGATCAGCCTCCACAGCTCGTGACCGATAGGTAAAGGTCGCCGGCTTCGCGGACCTGTTGTATGGGTGGAGGTGTCGACGAGCACACGTGGGCTCCTCCACCACAACAACAGTGGAGGTGTCCGCAGTGAACAGAACTGCTTGTCTCGTCGTGGGAATCGCGCTCGCGGCGTCGTCGCTCGCCGGATGCGGAGGCGCATCGGCGCCCACGTCCTCAGGGGGCTCGAGCAGCGTGGATCCGCCCGCGTCCCCGCCCCATGCACCGTCATCGACCGGGTCGGTGTCTACCGCGCCGTCCGTGTCCCGAGCGTCGCTGACCCAGCACTTCACCTCGAAGTTGTTCAGGTACACCATCGCCTACCCGTCGGGCTGGACGGCGGTTTCGGGCACGAAGCGGTGGACCGAACCCGCAGGTGACCAGCCGTCGGTGGACGTCTTCCAGTCCCCGGGCAAGGCGAGGTTCGTCGCTGTCTCCCAACCGCTGCCCCACGGCTGGTCCGCGCTGCGGTGGGAGCGGGAGGTGGACCAGCCGGGGTCGCTGGCGCGGTGCTTCCCTGCCCCGGGCAAGTGGAAGACCGTGACCGTCGACGGGCACCAGGGCGGGATCCTGGGCGGCGACTACGGCTGCTTCTTCACCAAGGCGGTCGTGGTCGCGAACGGCCGGGGCTACCTGTTCACCGGTCAGGCCAGCCCGACGATGGACTTCTCCGGACCCACCATCTTCGACGAGGCACTCTTCGACCAGATGGTGGCGTCTATCCACCTGACCGCTGCCTGACCTTTACCTGACCCGGACGCAGTCGTGCATCTCCCCACCGTCCGCCCGACCGTGCTCGCGTAGGGATCGTGCGAGGGTTGCGAGGGCTCCCGGTGCTGCTCCTCACGACCACCGAGGTGTCGTTGATCTCATCGACCGCGATCGCCGACCCGGCGGCTCCATCATCGGCCGCCGGCGGCGATCGCGTGGTCACGCCCACGCGCGTGTGGCGGAGCCCGACCCGGCGCAAGACCCGATCCATGTCTCCCTCGGCGAGGTCCGCCTGGCACCAGCGCACGCGGCCTCCGACGGACCCGTGGTCTACCGGAACGGGTGCCACGTCTACACACGCGCCGGCACCTCCGCGTTCTGCACCGCGAGTCGCTGCCGTCCGGTCACGAGCACGCACGTCCTGCGCTGGCGGGACCGGTCGCACATGTCGGTGACGTTCTCCCGGCTGCTGTCCTCACGGGTCCGGTTGATGATCCGATCGGCGATGGCGGGCCGGCTCAGCGGGTGACGGTGAAGGTCGCTGTGAAGACCTTCGTCGTCGAGCCGGACACGGCGACGACCGTCAGGGTGTGCTTGCCTGTCGAGAGCGTGGCCGTGCTGAAGGGGTTGGCCCGGCCGTTCCCCGCGGTACCCGCGAGGTCGAACGGAGCGGTGTTCTCGGTGTGGTACGCCGCCCTCGTCCGTCCCGTGTCGTCGATGTAGAAGCGCACGGTCTTCGCGCCGGAGGCCTGGGCCACGACATAGATCGAGCCCTTGACCGTGCGCCCGTTGAGGGCGACCGCTCCGGTGCGCGAGCTGGACGTGCTCACGACGAGGCTCACGGCGCCGATCGACGCGGGGCTCGAGGAGTTAGCCGCCGCCGAGCTCGACGACTTGGCGGGAGAGCTGGAGGAGGCGGCGGGCGGGCTGGACGATCCCGGTGGAGGGCTCGAGGCAGGGGGAGCGGCCGTCGACGAGGGAGGCGGCGCCGGGGGCGAGGAGCTGAGCGACGACGGTGGGCTGGACGGAGGAGCCGCCGATGACGTGGCCGGAGCGCTCGGACCGGGGTCGGACGATGACGCGCCACCGGGGCCGGCCGCGGAGGAGGCGTCGGTCGGGGAGTCCGACAGGGCACCCGTGGGGGAGCTGCTCACCGAAGATCCCCCAGCGGATGAGGAGGAGACGTCCGAGGCCGTGGAGCTCGGCTGCCCCGACGGGAGCGGTGAGGGACCGAGCGCGGCCGCGGGGTCCCCGAACGCCTGCACGTACGCCGCTGCCGCGAGC includes these proteins:
- a CDS encoding sigma-70 family RNA polymerase sigma factor — protein: MLTGEVAAVRGPDEAYTRLFGAEFAYVRRTIHVIVGDAAAAEDITQDAFVQLLLHWRKVSHYERPDAWVRRVAIRMAVRHLKREGRRQLVEASADPPAGFPHVDPDLDAAIRELPPKQRAVLVLFYFEDRPMKEIAQLMGMSESTGFVHLHRARAKLASLLGEEVEA